A stretch of the Acidobacteriota bacterium genome encodes the following:
- the pheA gene encoding prephenate dehydratase: protein MDTEQNLQPIKKPRVAFQGEPGAFSSQAARNLLGEEIELAPCETFEQMFASVESRESDYCLAPIENSLFGSIYQNYDLLLKHNLRIVGETSLRIVHNLIAPPEIKLENVRRVYSHPVALGQCQQFFADHPDMQQVVAYDTAGSVKMLMASREPGAAAIASAMAAEVYGAQILKAGIEDDQQNYTRFFLLAREDRAGSPPLDADKTSIVFSLEHRTGSLFRAMAVFALREIDLTKIQSRPLVGHPWEYSFYLDFIGNTSDPRVMNALSHLAEFATNLKVLGCYRRATKGNEELQSAN, encoded by the coding sequence ATGGACACAGAACAAAACCTCCAACCGATCAAGAAACCACGCGTCGCCTTTCAGGGTGAACCGGGCGCTTTCAGCAGCCAGGCGGCGCGCAATTTGCTGGGCGAGGAAATCGAATTGGCTCCATGCGAAACCTTCGAGCAGATGTTCGCTTCGGTCGAAAGTCGCGAAAGCGATTATTGCCTGGCGCCGATTGAAAACTCGCTCTTTGGCTCCATCTATCAAAACTACGATTTGCTGCTCAAACACAATTTGCGGATCGTCGGCGAAACCAGTTTGCGGATAGTGCATAACCTGATCGCGCCGCCCGAAATCAAGCTGGAAAATGTCCGGCGCGTGTATTCGCATCCGGTGGCCTTGGGGCAATGCCAGCAGTTTTTTGCCGACCATCCCGACATGCAACAGGTCGTGGCCTATGACACAGCGGGCAGCGTCAAAATGCTGATGGCAAGCCGCGAACCCGGCGCCGCTGCGATTGCCAGTGCGATGGCCGCGGAAGTCTACGGCGCGCAAATTTTGAAAGCTGGAATCGAAGACGACCAGCAAAATTACACTCGATTTTTCCTGCTCGCCCGCGAAGACCGCGCAGGTTCCCCACCACTCGACGCCGATAAAACATCCATTGTGTTTTCGCTGGAGCATCGAACCGGTTCTTTGTTCCGGGCAATGGCAGTGTTTGCGCTGCGCGAAATTGATCTGACGAAGATTCAATCGCGGCCACTGGTCGGGCACCCCTGGGAATACAGTTTTTATCTTGATTTCATAGGCAATACCTCGGATCCACGCGTGATGAACGCGTTATCCCATCTGGCCGAATTTGCCACAAATCTGAAAGTTCTGGGATGTTATCGGCGAGCGACGAAAGGCAATGAAGAGTTGCAATCGGCGAACTGA